In Acidiphilium acidophilum, one genomic interval encodes:
- a CDS encoding MMPL family transporter, whose product MRKLIMTLVARSRAHAFAVIALYLVVIGLGLAYARGHLGIDTNTDHLFARNLPWRKEQIVFDKAFPQFNDLIVAVVRNETPEGADATAKALAAGVAADKTNFKDVSRPGTGRFYRNDGLLLLPQAQLASLLNSIVTAQPFLGQLSADPSAAGLFKALDLMAVGVGAGQADLKPYDAQLKSFRTALDEAAAGHPKPISWQKLLTPSVSAQQGDVRFVLIHPVLDHGTLEPGGAATAALRRIAATLPSVKAGSATVNYTGQIPLSDEQFASLTQGMVLGLVISLSLITLWLILAVRSWRMIVPILITLVAGLGLTLSFAAVAIGTLNLISVAFAILFVGLAVDFAIQFCVRLRDVRRRIDDPVLAMVGAADEAGTQIALASVATACGFLAFAPTSFIGVAELGEIAGIGMLIAFFCTITLLPALLALTRPRGEVERIGFPLGDWGDHVLKRHGRPVLAVFGILAIAGIVSVATVRFDANPLDTQNPNTEAMRTLKTLLGKSVTNPFYVDALAKDLPQARVLAAKFAKLPEVSQVISGATFIPTHQTAKLAMIQQTQGILAPSLAAGTPPAVTPARLRTAAAKAAAEIATVAAKLPKTSPLIGIGQALDRLKAMPDARLMATNAALVKYLPGELTRLNDALSAQPITAANLPPALKADWFLPDGRVRVQVIPTKAAQSSAGLWKFVAATQKVVPVVAGPAATTVATAKTILGAFREAAALGAVAIAVILMIFLRSARDSALVVLTLALSAFLTALFARLAGMSLDYANIIALPLLLGVGVSFNVYFVMNWRAGMKNLLGSATARAVLFSALTTGTAFGSLAASHDRGTASLGELLLLSLLAVLIATFVFLPALLYILTRRE is encoded by the coding sequence ATGCGTAAACTGATCATGACGCTCGTGGCACGCAGCCGCGCGCATGCGTTCGCGGTGATCGCGCTGTATCTGGTGGTTATCGGGCTGGGACTGGCCTATGCCCGGGGGCATCTCGGGATCGATACCAATACCGATCATCTGTTTGCCCGCAATCTGCCCTGGCGCAAGGAGCAGATCGTGTTCGACAAGGCGTTTCCCCAGTTCAACGATCTGATCGTGGCGGTGGTGCGCAATGAGACGCCGGAAGGGGCGGATGCGACGGCGAAGGCGCTGGCGGCGGGCGTTGCGGCGGACAAGACCAATTTCAAGGACGTATCGCGGCCGGGAACCGGACGGTTCTATCGCAATGACGGGCTGTTGCTGCTGCCGCAGGCGCAACTCGCGAGCCTGCTTAATTCGATCGTGACGGCGCAGCCGTTTCTCGGCCAGCTTTCGGCCGATCCTTCGGCGGCGGGGTTGTTCAAGGCGCTCGACCTGATGGCGGTGGGCGTGGGCGCGGGGCAGGCCGATCTCAAGCCATACGATGCGCAGTTGAAGAGTTTCAGGACCGCGCTCGATGAGGCGGCGGCGGGGCATCCGAAGCCGATTTCGTGGCAGAAGCTGCTGACGCCGAGCGTTTCGGCCCAGCAGGGCGATGTGCGTTTCGTGCTGATCCACCCCGTGCTCGATCACGGCACGCTCGAACCGGGCGGGGCGGCGACGGCGGCGTTGCGGCGGATTGCGGCGACACTGCCTTCGGTGAAGGCGGGGAGTGCGACGGTGAATTACACCGGGCAGATCCCGCTATCGGACGAGCAGTTCGCGAGCCTGACCCAAGGCATGGTGCTGGGGCTGGTGATCAGCCTGTCGCTGATCACGCTGTGGTTGATCCTGGCGGTGCGGTCATGGCGGATGATCGTGCCGATTTTGATCACGCTGGTGGCAGGGCTGGGGCTTACGCTGAGCTTCGCCGCCGTGGCGATCGGGACGCTCAACCTGATTTCGGTGGCGTTCGCGATCCTGTTCGTCGGGCTGGCGGTGGATTTCGCGATCCAGTTCTGTGTGCGGCTGCGCGATGTGCGGCGGCGGATCGATGATCCGGTGCTGGCGATGGTGGGGGCGGCGGACGAGGCGGGAACGCAGATCGCGCTGGCTTCGGTGGCCACCGCCTGCGGGTTTCTCGCCTTCGCGCCGACCAGCTTCATCGGGGTGGCCGAACTGGGCGAGATTGCCGGGATCGGCATGCTGATCGCGTTTTTTTGTACCATCACGCTGCTGCCCGCCCTGCTGGCATTGACGCGGCCGCGCGGCGAGGTGGAACGGATCGGGTTTCCGCTCGGCGATTGGGGCGATCATGTGCTCAAGCGCCACGGCAGGCCGGTGCTCGCCGTGTTTGGCATCCTCGCGATTGCGGGAATTGTTTCCGTGGCGACGGTGCGGTTCGACGCCAATCCGCTCGATACCCAGAATCCGAATACCGAGGCGATGCGGACGCTGAAGACGCTGCTCGGCAAGTCGGTGACCAATCCGTTCTATGTCGATGCGTTGGCGAAGGATCTGCCGCAGGCGCGGGTGCTGGCCGCGAAATTCGCCAAATTGCCCGAGGTCTCGCAGGTGATCTCGGGCGCGACCTTCATTCCGACCCACCAGACCGCGAAACTCGCGATGATCCAGCAGACCCAGGGGATTCTGGCCCCGTCCCTCGCCGCGGGCACACCCCCGGCGGTGACTCCCGCGCGGTTGCGGACGGCGGCGGCGAAGGCGGCGGCGGAGATTGCCACGGTCGCGGCGAAACTGCCGAAGACCTCGCCGTTGATCGGTATCGGTCAGGCGCTGGACCGGCTGAAGGCGATGCCGGATGCAAGGCTGATGGCGACGAATGCGGCGCTGGTGAAATATCTGCCGGGTGAACTGACGCGATTGAACGATGCGCTCTCGGCGCAGCCGATCACGGCTGCAAATCTGCCGCCGGCGCTCAAGGCCGACTGGTTTCTGCCCGATGGGCGGGTCCGGGTGCAGGTGATTCCGACCAAGGCGGCACAGTCCTCGGCGGGATTGTGGAAATTCGTCGCCGCGACGCAGAAAGTGGTGCCGGTGGTGGCCGGGCCGGCGGCGACCACGGTGGCGACCGCGAAGACCATTCTCGGTGCGTTCCGCGAGGCCGCAGCGCTCGGAGCGGTGGCGATCGCGGTTATTCTGATGATCTTTCTGCGCTCGGCGCGGGATTCGGCGCTGGTGGTGCTCACGCTGGCGCTCTCGGCCTTCCTGACCGCCCTGTTTGCGCGGCTGGCCGGGATGTCGCTCGATTATGCCAATATCATCGCCCTGCCGCTGCTGCTGGGCGTGGGTGTGTCGTTCAATGTGTATTTCGTGATGAACTGGCGGGCGGGAATGAAGAACCTGCTCGGCTCGGCGACCGCGCGGGCGGTGCTGTTCTCGGCGCTGACCACCGGCACCGCCTTCGGCTCGCTCGCGGCCTCGCATGACCGGGGGACCGCGAGCCTCGGCGAGTTGCTGCTGCTGAGCCTGCTCGCCGTGCTGATCGCAACCTTCGTGTTCCTGCCCGCGCTGCTCTATATTCTGACGCGCCGGGAATGA
- a CDS encoding TAXI family TRAP transporter solute-binding subunit, with translation MNQGRRRVLGAAMGGVIGAGLGHAGMASAEAARVGATRAGAAGISFGGALTMATGEPGGGFAEYGPEWGQRVAQAAHVTLSYRVSGGSAANILLVEQGAAQLGLTTMAVAAQAWQGDATWTGRVKLRGFRALFPIYQASWQVIAPRGGRIRRLEDLAGAVVGVGPAGGASAVLTGPLLGAVGIAPRLTIAGLYAEQIELMRQRRIGACAFIGITPLPALVAAAHRGGFNLLGIDRRQQDAMRRRVVGTAATVIPQASLPGQGIGVATIGSGAIAIGRADLPDALVARLTAAALDHRIVLRGALPDTDWISDDDPVAIHPGAVAGLRRHGFAAPARLIGRELVRS, from the coding sequence ATGAATCAAGGGCGGCGGCGCGTGCTCGGTGCGGCGATGGGCGGTGTGATCGGCGCGGGACTCGGGCATGCCGGGATGGCGAGTGCCGAGGCGGCGCGTGTGGGGGCGACGCGAGCGGGGGCGGCGGGGATTTCGTTCGGCGGCGCGCTGACCATGGCGACCGGTGAGCCGGGGGGTGGATTTGCCGAATACGGGCCGGAATGGGGCCAGCGCGTGGCGCAGGCGGCGCATGTGACGCTGTCCTATCGTGTTTCGGGCGGCAGTGCGGCGAATATCCTGCTGGTCGAGCAGGGGGCGGCGCAGCTCGGGCTCACCACCATGGCGGTGGCGGCGCAGGCCTGGCAGGGCGATGCGACCTGGACCGGGCGGGTGAAGCTGCGCGGGTTCCGCGCGCTGTTTCCGATCTATCAGGCAAGCTGGCAGGTGATTGCGCCGCGCGGGGGACGGATCCGCCGGTTGGAGGATCTCGCGGGGGCGGTCGTGGGGGTCGGGCCGGCGGGCGGGGCGAGTGCGGTGCTGACCGGGCCGTTGCTGGGGGCGGTGGGGATTGCGCCGCGGCTGACGATCGCCGGGCTTTATGCCGAACAGATCGAACTGATGCGGCAAAGGCGGATCGGGGCGTGCGCGTTTATCGGGATCACGCCGCTGCCGGCGCTGGTGGCGGCGGCGCATCGCGGGGGGTTCAATCTGCTCGGGATCGATCGGCGCCAGCAGGATGCGATGCGCCGGAGGGTGGTGGGGACGGCGGCGACCGTGATTCCGCAGGCGAGCCTGCCGGGGCAGGGGATCGGGGTGGCGACGATCGGCTCGGGAGCCATTGCGATCGGGCGGGCGGATCTGCCGGATGCGCTGGTCGCGCGGTTGACGGCGGCGGCGCTCGATCACCGGATCGTGCTGCGCGGCGCGTTGCCGGATACCGACTGGATCAGCGACGACGATCCGGTGGCGATCCATCCCGGGGCGGTGGCGGGGCTGCGCCGGCATGGCTTCGCCGCGCCCGCGCGGTTGATCGGGCGGGAGCTGGTGCGCAGCTAG
- the pip gene encoding prolyl aminopeptidase: MPRGDLYPEIGPYQTGYLPVSGGHVIYWEQVGNPRGKPVLFLHGGPGAGAGSVHRRFFDPAVWRVVIFDQRGAGRSTPLGGLHANTTGDLVADIEVLRQFHGIERFVLFGGSWGSTLALAYGQAHPERVAAMVLRGIFLGRPGEVEWFLHGIAQFFPDAHAALVNFLPPGERGDLLGSYLRRLCDANPDVHGPAARAWSVYEGSCSTLLPSFETVAAFAHDRTAIGLARIEAYYFAHGLFLPEGGLLAHMDRLRHVPAEIVQGRYDMICPPQTAFDLAAAWPGARLTMVADAGHSALEPGVRAALLAAMDRARRLI; this comes from the coding sequence ATGCCGCGCGGGGATTTGTACCCGGAGATCGGGCCGTATCAGACCGGGTATCTGCCGGTGAGCGGCGGGCATGTGATTTATTGGGAGCAGGTCGGCAATCCGCGCGGCAAGCCGGTGCTGTTTCTGCATGGCGGGCCGGGCGCGGGGGCGGGTTCGGTGCATCGGCGGTTTTTCGATCCGGCGGTGTGGCGGGTGGTGATTTTCGATCAGCGCGGGGCGGGGCGTTCGACGCCGCTGGGCGGGCTGCATGCCAATACCACTGGCGATCTGGTCGCGGATATCGAGGTGTTGCGGCAGTTTCACGGGATCGAGCGGTTCGTGCTGTTCGGCGGGTCGTGGGGGTCGACGCTGGCGCTGGCCTATGGGCAGGCGCATCCGGAGCGGGTGGCGGCGATGGTGCTGCGGGGGATTTTTCTCGGGCGGCCGGGGGAGGTCGAGTGGTTTCTGCACGGGATAGCGCAGTTTTTTCCCGATGCCCATGCGGCGCTGGTGAATTTTCTGCCGCCGGGCGAGCGGGGCGATCTGCTCGGCAGTTATCTGCGGCGGCTGTGCGATGCGAACCCGGATGTTCACGGGCCGGCGGCGCGGGCGTGGTCGGTTTACGAGGGGTCGTGTTCGACGCTGCTGCCGAGTTTCGAGACGGTGGCGGCTTTCGCGCATGACCGGACCGCGATCGGGCTCGCGCGGATCGAGGCGTATTATTTCGCGCATGGGCTGTTCCTGCCCGAAGGCGGGTTGCTCGCGCATATGGACCGGTTGCGGCATGTGCCCGCCGAGATCGTGCAGGGGCGGTATGACATGATCTGTCCGCCGCAGACCGCGTTCGATCTTGCGGCGGCGTGGCCGGGAGCGCGGTTGACCATGGTGGCGGATGCCGGGCATTCGGCGTTGGAGCCCGGGGTGCGGGCGGCGCTGCTGGCGGCGATGGATCGAGCGCGGCGGCTGATTTAG
- a CDS encoding DegT/DnrJ/EryC1/StrS family aminotransferase yields the protein MDIMDPPIPFLDLKAQQARLGAALRARIDAVLAHGQFILGPEVTELEGRLAAFCGAAHCVSVSSGTDALQIAMMAEGIGPGDAVFLPAFTYTATAEVPLLLGAMPVFVDIDPATFQIDPVHLRVRIGDAVTRGLRPRAIIGVDLFGQPAPWPELRAIAAEEGLFTLDDCAQAFGAALEGARLGREADATAVSFFPSKPLGAYGDGGALFTESAERAALYRSLRTHGEGTTRYDVQRIGMNGRLDTLQAAVLLAKLEVFEAELARREAIACAYDAGLAGRVGVPARVAEAASAWAIYAVLCADGAARDAAQARLTARGVPSAIYYPRPLHHQPAYRAAHDGVALPVSEDVATRIMALPLHPDLSDAQVARVIAAFGGSDETGG from the coding sequence ATGGATATCATGGACCCGCCCATTCCGTTCCTCGACCTGAAGGCGCAGCAGGCGCGGCTGGGGGCGGCGTTGCGGGCGCGGATCGATGCGGTGCTGGCGCATGGGCAGTTCATTCTGGGGCCGGAAGTGACGGAGCTGGAGGGCAGGCTCGCCGCATTTTGCGGTGCGGCGCATTGCGTGAGCGTGAGTTCCGGGACCGATGCGTTGCAGATCGCGATGATGGCGGAGGGGATCGGGCCGGGGGATGCGGTGTTTCTGCCGGCGTTCACCTATACCGCGACCGCCGAGGTGCCGTTGCTGCTGGGGGCGATGCCGGTGTTCGTGGATATCGATCCGGCGACGTTTCAGATCGATCCGGTTCATTTGCGGGTGCGGATCGGCGATGCGGTGACGCGGGGGCTGCGGCCGCGCGCGATTATCGGGGTGGATTTGTTCGGGCAGCCGGCGCCGTGGCCGGAGTTGCGGGCGATTGCGGCGGAAGAGGGGCTGTTCACGCTCGATGATTGCGCCCAGGCGTTCGGGGCGGCGCTGGAGGGGGCGCGGCTGGGACGTGAGGCGGATGCGACGGCGGTGAGTTTTTTTCCGTCCAAGCCGCTCGGGGCTTATGGCGATGGCGGGGCGTTGTTCACCGAGAGTGCCGAGCGGGCGGCCTTGTACCGGAGTTTGCGGACCCATGGCGAGGGGACGACGCGCTACGATGTTCAGCGGATCGGGATGAACGGGCGGCTCGATACCTTGCAGGCGGCGGTGCTGCTGGCGAAGCTGGAGGTGTTCGAGGCGGAGCTGGCGCGGCGCGAGGCGATTGCGTGCGCTTATGATGCCGGGCTGGCGGGGCGCGTGGGTGTGCCGGCGCGGGTGGCGGAGGCGGCGAGTGCCTGGGCGATTTATGCGGTATTGTGTGCGGACGGGGCGGCGCGGGATGCGGCGCAGGCGCGGTTGACGGCGCGGGGGGTGCCGAGTGCGATTTATTATCCCCGGCCCTTGCATCATCAGCCGGCGTATCGGGCGGCGCATGATGGGGTGGCGTTGCCGGTTTCCGAGGATGTCGCGACGCGGATCATGGCGTTGCCGCTGCATCCGGATTTGAGCGATGCGCAGGTGGCGCGGGTGATCGCGGCGTTTGGCGGATCGGATGAGACGGGGGGCTGA
- the hemW gene encoding radical SAM family heme chaperone HemW, producing MIPAPPPLALYIHWPFCLAKCPYCDFNSHVRDTIPQSRFRTALRAELAFEAARLNTPTRRRLGSIFFGGGTPSLMDPETVALLIADATTLFIPAPDLEITIEANPTSIEATRFRAYRAAGVNRVSIGVQSLDDAALRFLGRNHTGAEALAAVELGRAIFPRASFDLIYARPGQSLAAWQSELGRALAVGLDHLSLYQLTIEPGTQFATRHARAEFTLPDDESAAALYDTTADIAATFGLAAYEISNYAKPGQQSRHNLAYWRYQDYAGIGPGAHGRISLGETILATRRHRAPEEWASRVETHGHGTVEQTEIPPPDRALEALLMGLRLTEGINRASFAARTQTPIETLLDPETLTRAEQAGYLTLTPSHLTATPEGRKRLDSLLAALVK from the coding sequence ATGATCCCTGCCCCGCCACCCCTCGCCCTCTACATCCACTGGCCGTTCTGCCTCGCCAAATGCCCCTATTGCGACTTCAACTCCCACGTCCGCGACACCATCCCCCAATCCCGCTTCCGCACCGCGCTCCGCGCCGAACTCGCCTTCGAAGCCGCCCGCCTCAACACCCCCACCCGCCGCCGCCTCGGCTCGATCTTCTTCGGCGGCGGCACCCCGAGCCTGATGGACCCCGAAACCGTCGCCCTCCTGATCGCCGACGCCACCACCCTCTTCATCCCCGCGCCGGACCTCGAAATCACCATCGAAGCCAACCCCACCAGCATCGAGGCCACCCGCTTCCGCGCCTACCGCGCCGCCGGGGTCAACCGCGTCTCGATCGGGGTGCAAAGCCTCGACGACGCCGCCCTCCGCTTCCTCGGCCGCAACCACACCGGCGCCGAAGCCCTCGCAGCGGTCGAACTCGGCCGCGCCATCTTCCCCCGCGCCAGCTTCGACCTGATCTACGCCCGCCCCGGCCAATCCCTCGCCGCCTGGCAATCCGAACTCGGCCGCGCCCTTGCCGTCGGCCTCGACCACCTCTCGCTCTACCAGCTCACCATCGAACCCGGCACCCAGTTCGCCACCCGCCACGCCCGCGCCGAATTCACCCTCCCCGACGACGAGTCCGCCGCCGCCCTCTACGACACCACCGCCGACATCGCGGCAACCTTCGGCCTCGCCGCCTACGAAATCTCGAACTACGCCAAACCCGGCCAGCAATCCCGCCACAACCTCGCCTACTGGCGCTACCAGGACTACGCCGGCATCGGCCCCGGCGCGCACGGACGCATCAGCCTCGGCGAGACAATCCTCGCCACCCGCCGCCACCGCGCCCCCGAGGAATGGGCCAGCCGCGTCGAAACCCACGGCCACGGCACCGTCGAACAAACCGAAATCCCTCCGCCCGACCGTGCCCTCGAAGCCCTCCTGATGGGCCTGCGCCTCACCGAAGGCATCAACCGCGCCAGCTTCGCCGCCCGCACCCAAACCCCGATCGAAACCCTCCTCGACCCCGAAACCCTCACCCGCGCCGAACAGGCGGGCTACCTCACCCTCACCCCCAGCCACCTGACCGCCACACCCGAAGGCCGCAAACGCCTCGACTCCCTCCTCGCCGCCCTGGTCAAGTAA
- a CDS encoding acyltransferase family protein, translating to MNKPTSIYLDLVRFTAAVTVFFGHVSGSRLTGGLFWQMGPYGPEAVDVFFVLSGFVIAYVYDTREHSLTDYAVSRFARIYSVAIPALIVTFILDAIGRITSPGLYSESWHYVWHGRISQILHAVTFTNQIWLNNLPPGSDFPFWSLGFEVWYYVIFGVAMFTAKSWRIPAVLSVLLIMGPKVAAMFPIWLMGVAAYHLCKRIEFSVRLGATLCLGAIAAWIAYEVYVRHSGRPIGPNWIGRPPIIQDYIIGTLFTIHLIGFRTISHIPGPLLLRLAGPIRWIAGATLTLYLFHLPLAQFIAAESPWSSHTWQTRTMVYLSVPVLVFIIAHFTERRKDIWRHGFQTLFARFQRPVAL from the coding sequence ATGAACAAACCGACCTCGATCTATCTCGATCTCGTCCGCTTCACCGCAGCCGTCACCGTGTTCTTCGGTCACGTATCCGGCAGTCGTCTCACCGGCGGATTGTTCTGGCAGATGGGGCCTTACGGTCCCGAAGCCGTCGACGTCTTTTTCGTTCTGTCGGGCTTCGTCATCGCCTACGTCTACGATACGCGTGAACACAGCCTCACCGACTACGCGGTCAGCCGCTTCGCACGTATCTACTCCGTCGCGATTCCCGCCCTGATCGTTACCTTCATCCTCGATGCGATCGGACGCATCACAAGCCCTGGCCTCTACAGCGAATCATGGCACTATGTCTGGCACGGCAGAATTTCCCAGATCCTGCATGCCGTCACCTTCACCAACCAGATCTGGCTCAACAATCTCCCGCCCGGATCGGATTTTCCGTTCTGGTCGCTCGGCTTCGAGGTCTGGTATTACGTGATATTCGGCGTGGCGATGTTCACCGCGAAATCATGGCGTATTCCGGCAGTCCTGTCGGTCCTGCTGATCATGGGCCCCAAAGTCGCGGCGATGTTCCCGATCTGGCTGATGGGCGTCGCAGCCTATCATCTCTGCAAACGAATCGAATTTTCCGTCCGGCTCGGCGCGACCCTGTGCCTCGGCGCCATCGCCGCCTGGATCGCCTATGAAGTCTATGTCCGGCATTCCGGTCGTCCGATCGGCCCGAACTGGATCGGTCGCCCGCCGATCATCCAGGATTACATCATCGGAACTCTGTTCACGATCCACCTGATCGGCTTTCGAACCATTTCCCACATCCCGGGCCCGCTCCTGCTCCGCCTCGCCGGCCCGATCCGCTGGATCGCCGGTGCAACCCTGACACTCTATCTTTTCCACCTGCCGCTCGCCCAGTTCATCGCCGCCGAATCGCCCTGGTCCTCCCACACATGGCAAACCCGTACGATGGTCTATCTCAGCGTCCCGGTGCTCGTGTTCATCATCGCGCACTTCACCGAGCGTCGAAAAGACATCTGGCGTCATGGCTTCCAGACCCTGTTCGCACGTTTCCAACGCCCGGTCGCCCTGTGA
- a CDS encoding MFS transporter — MSSTAPPHPIDAAAVIGKLIQILQDLLAVLAHKHPGLNFACRHLDSFITQLADLTFPRPSEPIAPVRTLICTAASPPTRAIRPVRRRNRPCAAPGASAIPPRCLTSPSFAPWHQPPIGPPPKNSPTQASEHARPYSYDIITISGQSRPDRQQDTGLHRSIWKSWHHTCHWWPMESEPHITRGTAAFRRTNLAMFAAGFATFALMYCVQPLLPVFATDFHVSPLVSSFALSLTTFTLAGALLIASALSEVWGRKPMMVASILGAAVLTMISAAIPHWGWFLVMRAAIGLALSGLPAVAMGYLAEEIDPKSIGLAMGLYVGGSGFGGMTGRLLTGILADGFGWRRATATIGVVGLVSGLIFLRSLPPSRHFTRRSFALGSLARAYRAHLADPALRLLFAEAFLIMGGFVTVYNYITFRLLAPPFNLSQTLVGLIFAVYLVGVASSAWMGHLASRFGRSRMLPLGIAIELTGAVVTLSGSLPLIVLGIALVTFGFFASHSVASSWVGAQAKGARAQAAALYLFLYYMGSSVTGSVGGLAWSAGGWVGVVGMIVILLAIGLVLARRLANLPSAAPGII, encoded by the coding sequence GTGTCCAGCACCGCGCCACCTCACCCCATTGATGCCGCCGCTGTCATCGGCAAGCTTATCCAGATCCTTCAGGATCTTCTGGCCGTCCTCGCGCACAAGCATCCCGGGCTGAACTTCGCCTGCCGGCACCTCGATTCCTTCATCACCCAACTCGCCGACCTCACCTTCCCGCGCCCGTCCGAGCCGATCGCGCCCGTGCGGACGCTGATCTGCACCGCAGCATCACCTCCGACGCGCGCCATCCGACCCGTGCGACGGCGGAATCGTCCCTGCGCCGCGCCCGGCGCAAGCGCGATCCCGCCACGCTGCCTCACATCCCCATCATTCGCCCCCTGGCATCAGCCGCCAATCGGCCCTCCGCCGAAAAATTCCCCGACACAAGCCAGCGAACACGCACGCCCATATAGTTACGATATCATAACAATATCCGGCCAGTCCCGCCCGGACCGCCAGCAGGACACAGGCCTGCACCGAAGCATCTGGAAATCATGGCACCATACCTGCCATTGGTGGCCGATGGAGAGCGAACCCCACATCACGCGCGGCACCGCCGCGTTCCGGCGCACCAATCTTGCGATGTTCGCGGCAGGATTCGCGACCTTCGCCCTGATGTACTGCGTCCAGCCGCTGCTGCCGGTCTTCGCCACCGATTTCCACGTCTCGCCGCTCGTCTCAAGTTTCGCCCTGTCGCTCACCACCTTCACCCTCGCCGGCGCGCTGCTGATCGCCAGTGCGCTCTCCGAGGTCTGGGGCCGCAAGCCGATGATGGTCGCCTCGATCCTCGGTGCGGCGGTCCTCACCATGATCTCGGCGGCAATCCCGCACTGGGGGTGGTTCCTGGTCATGCGCGCCGCGATCGGGCTGGCCCTCTCCGGCCTCCCGGCAGTGGCGATGGGATATCTGGCGGAGGAAATCGACCCGAAATCGATCGGCCTTGCCATGGGATTATATGTCGGCGGCAGCGGCTTCGGCGGCATGACCGGGCGGCTGCTCACGGGAATTCTCGCGGATGGCTTCGGCTGGCGCCGGGCCACCGCCACGATCGGCGTGGTCGGGCTGGTCTCGGGCCTGATCTTCCTGCGCAGCCTGCCGCCCTCGCGTCATTTCACCCGCCGCAGCTTCGCCCTCGGCTCCCTGGCCCGCGCCTACCGCGCCCATCTGGCCGATCCCGCCCTGCGCCTTCTGTTCGCGGAAGCCTTCCTCATCATGGGCGGGTTCGTCACCGTTTATAACTACATCACCTTCCGCCTGCTCGCCCCGCCGTTCAACCTGTCGCAGACCCTCGTGGGGCTGATTTTCGCGGTCTATCTCGTCGGCGTCGCAAGCTCGGCATGGATGGGCCACCTCGCCAGCCGCTTCGGCCGGTCGCGTATGCTGCCGCTCGGGATCGCGATCGAACTGACCGGCGCGGTGGTCACGCTGTCGGGCTCGCTCCCGCTCATCGTGCTGGGCATAGCATTGGTCACCTTCGGCTTTTTCGCGAGCCACTCGGTCGCCAGTTCATGGGTCGGTGCCCAGGCCAAAGGTGCGAGGGCACAGGCCGCGGCCCTCTATCTGTTCCTCTATTACATGGGGTCGAGCGTCACCGGCTCGGTCGGCGGCCTCGCCTGGAGCGCAGGCGGCTGGGTCGGCGTGGTCGGCATGATCGTGATCCTGCTGGCAATCGGTCTGGTGCTCGCCCGGCGCCTGGCAAACTTGCCATCCGCCGCGCCGGGGATCATTTAA
- the map gene encoding type I methionyl aminopeptidase: MDGAAEDRQITIHTKADFAPMREAGALAAEVLDMIGPHVRPGITTGELDTICHEYILAHNAIPAPLNYRGFPKSTCISINHVVCHGIPGDRALMDGDVLNIDITVILNGWHGDSSRMYVAGTASTKAKRLIDVTYESLLRGIAAAKPGNRFGDIGHAIQTYVESQRFTVVRDFCGHGIGQRFHAAPNVLHFGRKGDGPLLRPGMFFTIEPMVNAGRPEVKILDDGWTAVTRDRSLSAQFEHMIGITETGCEVFTLAAGERIPTT; the protein is encoded by the coding sequence ATGGACGGCGCGGCCGAAGATCGGCAGATCACAATTCATACCAAGGCGGATTTCGCCCCGATGCGCGAAGCCGGCGCACTTGCCGCCGAGGTGCTCGACATGATCGGCCCGCACGTCCGCCCCGGCATCACCACGGGCGAACTCGACACGATCTGCCATGAATATATCCTCGCCCACAACGCGATCCCGGCACCGCTGAATTATCGCGGCTTTCCGAAATCGACCTGCATTTCGATCAACCACGTGGTCTGCCACGGCATCCCCGGCGACCGCGCATTGATGGACGGCGATGTTCTGAACATCGACATCACCGTGATCCTGAACGGCTGGCACGGCGATTCCAGCCGCATGTACGTCGCCGGCACGGCCTCGACCAAGGCAAAGCGCCTGATCGACGTGACCTACGAATCCCTGTTGCGCGGCATCGCGGCGGCCAAACCGGGCAACCGCTTCGGCGATATCGGCCACGCGATCCAGACCTATGTGGAATCCCAGCGCTTCACGGTCGTGCGCGATTTCTGCGGCCACGGCATCGGCCAGCGTTTCCACGCCGCCCCCAACGTGCTGCATTTCGGCCGCAAGGGCGACGGACCTTTGCTGCGCCCCGGCATGTTCTTCACCATCGAACCCATGGTCAACGCCGGTCGCCCCGAGGTCAAGATCCTCGACGATGGCTGGACCGCAGTCACCCGCGACCGCAGCCTCTCGGCCCAGTTCGAGCACATGATCGGCATCACCGAAACCGGCTGCGAAGTCTTCACCCTCGCCGCCGGTGAACGTATCCCCACGACCTGA